One Solanum lycopersicum chromosome 2, SLM_r2.1 genomic region harbors:
- the AG1 gene encoding floral homeotic protein AGAMOUS isoform 2 (isoform 2 is encoded by transcript variant 2), giving the protein MDFQSDLTREISPQRKLGRGKIEIKRIENTTNRQVTFCKRRNGLLKKAYELSVLCDAEVALVVFSNRGRLYEYANNSVKATIERYKKACSDSSNTGSVSEANAQYYQQEASKLRAQIGNLMNQNRNMMGEALAGMKLKELKNLEQRIEKGISKIRSKKNELLFAEIEYMQKREVDLHNNNQYLRAKIAETERAQHQHQQMNLMPGSSSNYHELVPPPQQFDTRNYLQVNGLQTNNHYPRQDQPPIQLV; this is encoded by the exons ATGGACTTCCAAAGTGATCTAACCAGAGAGATCTCACCACAAAGGAAACTAGGAAGGGGGAAAATTGAGATCAAAAGGATCGAAAACACGACGAATCGACAAGTAACATTCTGCAAGAGGCGCAATGGTTTGCTTAAAAAGGCTTATGAATTGTCTGTGCTCTGTGATGCTGAGGTTGCTTTGGTTGTCTTCTCAAACAGAGGCAGACTCTATGAGTATGCCAACAACag TGTGAAAGCAACAATCGAGAGGTACAAGAAAGCATGCTCAGATTCCTCAAACACTGGTTCAGTATCCGAGGCCAATGCTCAg TATTACCAGCAAGAAGCCTCCAAACTGCGCGCACAAATTGGAAATCTGATGAACCAAAACAG GAACATGATGGGTGAAGCTCTTGCTGGAATGAAACTCAAAGAACTGAAGAATCTGGAGCAAAGAATTGAAAAAGGGATTAGCAAAATCCGATCCAAAAAG AATGAGCTGTTGTTTGCTGAAATTGAGTATATGCAGAAGAGG GAAGTTGATTTACACAACAACAATCAGTACCTGAGAGCAAAG ATTGCTGAAACTGAGAGAGCTCAGCATCAGCATCAGCAGATGAACTTGATGCCAGGGAGTTCATCAAACTATCATGAGCTTGTGCCTCCACCTCAGCAATTCGATACTCGAAACTATCTACAAGTTAATGGATTGCAAACCAACAACCATTACCCTAGACAAGACCAACCCCCTATTCAACTAGT CTAA
- the LOC101262376 gene encoding GDSL esterase/lipase At1g29670-like encodes MGSGMKIWFVLLTTIFVINFRPFLVMVKGEPQVPCLFIFGDSLFDNGNNNDLLTTAKANYPPYGIDFPDGPTGRFTNGKNSADFLAELLGFNKFIEPFATVKGVDIVRGVNYASGAAGIRDESGIHLGDRISLNRQLRNHKVTISHMSTLLGNKTLTMDYLSKCIYIVGMGNNDYINNYLMPQFYPSSHLYNPEKFATILMQQYSKQLKTLYHYGARKVAVFGVGSLGCIPAELAMYGTKDTICVDSINSAVQKFADKFKPMIDDFNNNLPSANFIYINLTSIAIGDPAQIGLTNLAEPCCEISSVIAKGQCLKGGGACSDRASHYFWDGFHPTEIPNKVTAIRAYTALLPTDAYPFDISHLAATTLALNKIGQSGAEII; translated from the exons ATGGGGAGTGGAATGAAAATATGGTTTGTGTTGTTAACTACTATATTTGTGATCAATTTTAGGCCATTTTTAGTAATGGTAAAGGGTGAACCACAAGTGCcttgtttgtttatttttggTGATTCTTTATTTGATAATGGAAATAACAATGATCTGCTCACTACTGCAAAGGCTAATTATCCACCTTATGGAATTGATTTTCCTGATGGTCCTACTGGTAGATTCACCAATGGAAAAAACTCAGCAGATTTTCTTG ctgaattattGGGTTTTAATAAGTTTATTGAGCCATTTGCCACAGTGAAGGGTGTGGATATAGTTAGAGGTGTAAATTATGCCTCTGGTGCAGCTGGAATTCGTGACGAGTCAGGAATACATTTG ggaGATAGAATCAGCTTGAACAGACAATTGAGAAATCACAAAGTGACTATTTCCCACATGTCTACTCTACTTGGAAACAAAACCTTAACTATGGATTATCTAAGCAAATGTATATACATTGTTGGAATGGGCAACAATGACTACATCAATAACTACTTGATGCCTCAATTTTACCCATCAAGTCATTTATACAATCCAGAAAAATTTGCCACTATCCTAATGCAACAATATTCAAAACAATTAAAG acATTGTATCACTACGGAGCAAGAAAAGTCGCTGTTTTCGGTGTAGGTAGCTTAGGTTGTATTCCAGCAGAATTAGCTATGTATGGCACAAAAGACACAATATGTGTCGATTCAATAAATAGTGCAGTTCAAAAATTCGCGGACAAGTTTAAACCAATGATCGATGATTTCAACAATAATTTACCTAGCGCAAATTTCATCTACATCAATCTAACAAGCATTGCAATCGGAGATCCAGCACAAATCG GTTTAACAAATCTAGCTGAGCCATGCTGTGAAATTTCGAGCGTTATAGCTAAAGGGCAATGTCTTAAAGGAGGGGGTGCATGTAGTGACAGGGCATCACATTATTTTTGGGATGGTTTTCACCCAACAGAAATTCCAAATAAGGTCACTGCTATTAGAGCTTACACTGCTCTTTTACCAACTGATGCCTATCCGTTTGATATTAGCCACTTGGCAGCTACTACATTGGCTCTAAATAAGATAGGACAATCAGGGGCGGAGATAATATAG
- the AG1 gene encoding floral homeotic protein AGAMOUS isoform X1, producing MDFQSDLTREISPQRKLGRGKIEIKRIENTTNRQVTFCKRRNGLLKKAYELSVLCDAEVALVVFSNRGRLYEYANNSVKATIERYKKACSDSSNTGSVSEANAQYYQQEASKLRAQIGNLMNQNRNMMGEALAGMKLKELKNLEQRIEKGISKIRSKKNELLFAEIEYMQKRIAETERAQHQHQQMNLMPGSSSNYHELVPPPQQFDTRNYLQVNGLQTNNHYPRQDQPPIQLV from the exons ATGGACTTCCAAAGTGATCTAACCAGAGAGATCTCACCACAAAGGAAACTAGGAAGGGGGAAAATTGAGATCAAAAGGATCGAAAACACGACGAATCGACAAGTAACATTCTGCAAGAGGCGCAATGGTTTGCTTAAAAAGGCTTATGAATTGTCTGTGCTCTGTGATGCTGAGGTTGCTTTGGTTGTCTTCTCAAACAGAGGCAGACTCTATGAGTATGCCAACAACag TGTGAAAGCAACAATCGAGAGGTACAAGAAAGCATGCTCAGATTCCTCAAACACTGGTTCAGTATCCGAGGCCAATGCTCAg TATTACCAGCAAGAAGCCTCCAAACTGCGCGCACAAATTGGAAATCTGATGAACCAAAACAG GAACATGATGGGTGAAGCTCTTGCTGGAATGAAACTCAAAGAACTGAAGAATCTGGAGCAAAGAATTGAAAAAGGGATTAGCAAAATCCGATCCAAAAAG AATGAGCTGTTGTTTGCTGAAATTGAGTATATGCAGAAGAGG ATTGCTGAAACTGAGAGAGCTCAGCATCAGCATCAGCAGATGAACTTGATGCCAGGGAGTTCATCAAACTATCATGAGCTTGTGCCTCCACCTCAGCAATTCGATACTCGAAACTATCTACAAGTTAATGGATTGCAAACCAACAACCATTACCCTAGACAAGACCAACCCCCTATTCAACTAGT CTAA
- the AG1 gene encoding floral homeotic protein AGAMOUS isoform X2, producing the protein MDFQSDLTREISPQRKLGRGKIEIKRIENTTNRQVTFCKRRNGLLKKAYELSVLCDAEVALVVFSNRGRLYEYANNSVKATIERYKKACSDSSNTGSVSEANAQYYQQEASKLRAQIGNLMNQNRNMMGEALAGMKLKELKNLEQRIEKGISKIRSKKIAETERAQHQHQQMNLMPGSSSNYHELVPPPQQFDTRNYLQVNGLQTNNHYPRQDQPPIQLV; encoded by the exons ATGGACTTCCAAAGTGATCTAACCAGAGAGATCTCACCACAAAGGAAACTAGGAAGGGGGAAAATTGAGATCAAAAGGATCGAAAACACGACGAATCGACAAGTAACATTCTGCAAGAGGCGCAATGGTTTGCTTAAAAAGGCTTATGAATTGTCTGTGCTCTGTGATGCTGAGGTTGCTTTGGTTGTCTTCTCAAACAGAGGCAGACTCTATGAGTATGCCAACAACag TGTGAAAGCAACAATCGAGAGGTACAAGAAAGCATGCTCAGATTCCTCAAACACTGGTTCAGTATCCGAGGCCAATGCTCAg TATTACCAGCAAGAAGCCTCCAAACTGCGCGCACAAATTGGAAATCTGATGAACCAAAACAG GAACATGATGGGTGAAGCTCTTGCTGGAATGAAACTCAAAGAACTGAAGAATCTGGAGCAAAGAATTGAAAAAGGGATTAGCAAAATCCGATCCAAAAAG ATTGCTGAAACTGAGAGAGCTCAGCATCAGCATCAGCAGATGAACTTGATGCCAGGGAGTTCATCAAACTATCATGAGCTTGTGCCTCCACCTCAGCAATTCGATACTCGAAACTATCTACAAGTTAATGGATTGCAAACCAACAACCATTACCCTAGACAAGACCAACCCCCTATTCAACTAGT CTAA
- the LOC101259701 gene encoding GDSL esterase/lipase At1g29670-like — protein MANISFIVWFVRMTALLICMSSKPWFVKGEQQVPCLFVLGDSLFDNGNNNNLLTTAKANYPPYGIDFPDGPTGRFTNGRNVADFLAELLGFDKYIEPFATVKGVDMFKGVNYASGAAGILDETAIHMGDRISLNRQLHNHNETISHMSTLLGNKTLTMEYLSKCIYIVQMGNNDYINNYLLPQLYLSSHMYNPEQFASILIQQYSEQLKTLYLYGARKVVVFGLGGIGCVPSELDMYGTGDSVCINSIDSAVRKFSDKLKPMIDDLNSNLPNAKFIYINSSSIEVPDPSSIGITKLSEPCCEISGTIGEGLCKHGGGACSDRAAHYFWDGFHPSEAPNKVTAERAYTALQSTHVYPFDISQLAQL, from the exons atggcTAATATTAGCTTCATTGTATGGTTTGTGAGGATGACTGCGTTGTTAATTTGTATGAGTTCAAAACCATGGTTTGTAAAAGGTGAACAACAGGTGCCCTGTTTGTTTGTTTTGGGTGATTCTTTATTTGATAatggaaataataataatctgcTCACTACTGCAAAGGCTAATTATCCACCTTATGGAATTGATTTTCCTGATGGTCCTACTGGTAGATTCACCAATGGCCGGAATGTAGCAGATTTCCTTG CTGAACTGTTGGGTTTCGATAAGTATATTGAGCCATTCGCTACTGTGAAGGGTGTGGATATGTTTAAGGGAGTGAACTATGCATCTGGTGCAGCTGGAATTCTTGACGAAACAGCAATTCATATG GGAGATAGAATCAGCTTAAATAGGCAATTGCATAATCACAACGAGACAATTTCCCACATGTCTACTCTACTTGGAAACAAGACCTTAACTATGGAGTATCTGAGCAAATGTATATACATTGTTCAAATGGGGAACAATGATTATATCAATAACTACTTGCTGCCTCAGTTGTACTTGTCGAGCCATATGTACAATCCAGAACAGTTTGCTTCAATCCTAATTCAGCAATACTCAGAACAATTAAAG ACTTTGTACCTTTACGGAGCAAGAAAAGTTGTTGTTTTCGGTCTAGGAGGCATAGGCTGTGTTCCATCAGAACTCGATATGTATGGGACAGGGGACTCTGTGTGCATCAACTCTATAGATAGTGCAGTTCGAAAATTCTCAGACAAGCTTAAACCTATGATCGATGATCTCAACAGTAATTTGCCCAACGCAAAGTTCATCTACATAAATTCATCAAGCATTGAAGTACCGGATCCTTCATCTATCG GTATAACAAAACTAAGTGAGCCATGCTGCGAAATATCGGGCACTATAGGTGAAGGGCTGTGCAAACATGGAGGAGGTGCATGCAGTGATAGAGCAGCACATTATTTTTGGGATGGTTTTCACCCCTCAGAAGCTCCAAATAAGGTCACTGCTGAAAGAGCTTACACTGCTCTTCAATCCACTCATGTCTATCCTTTTGACATTAGTCAGTTGGCTCAGCTCTAA
- the LOC101254558 gene encoding serine/threonine-protein kinase 12-like has protein sequence MEPVRFLLGKQSSLAPERVIAAVEIESEDGEEGDVIDIDPRIRLMYSANEGDIEGIKELLDSGTDVNFRDDDERTALHVAACQGYSDVVQLLIDNGAEIDSEDRWGSTPLGDAIHYKNHHVIKLLEEHGAKPPMAPMHVNNSREVPEYEIDAKELDFTNSIELAKGTFHIASWRGIKVAVKKFGDDEIADEDKVTAFRDELALLQKIRHPNVVQFLGAVTQSSPMMIVTEYLPKGDLHAYLKNEESLRPTKAIRFAIDIARGLNYLHEIKPEAIIHRDLEPSNILRDDTGHLKVADFGVSKLLKVTNRVKEDKPLTCDNTSCRYVAPEVFKNEEYDTKVDVFSFALILQEMIEGCPPFKAKNENEVPKHYAAKERPPFKAPAKCYAHGLKELIEECWNENPAMRPTFKKIIPRLEAIYNKFGQKRRWKVRPLKCFQNFEAMWKKENSSSRRNGSSRSNSSI, from the exons ATGGAACCAGTAAGATTCTTGTTGGGTAAGCAATCGTCCCTTGCACCAGAAAGGGTGATTGCTGCAGTGGAAATTGAGAGTGAAGATGGGGAGGAAGGGGATGTTATAGATATTGATCCAAGGATCAGGCTGATGTATTCTGCTAATGAGGGTGATATAGAAGGGATCAAGGAGCTTTTGGATTCGGGGACTGATGTGAACTTTCGAGATGATGATGAGAGGACTGCCCTACATGTTGCTGCTTGCCAAGGTTACAGTGATGTTGTGCAGCTGTTAATTGATAATGGGGCTGAAATTGATTCCGAAGATCGCTGGGGAAGCACG CCTTTAGGAGATGCAATACATTATAAAAATCATCATGTGATCAAGCTACTAGAGGAACATGGTGCCAAGCCTCCT ATGGCTCCCATGCATGTCAACAATTCACGTGAAGTTCCAGAGTATGAGATTGATGCTAAAGAACTTGATTTCACGAACAGCATTGAATTGGCCAAG GGAACCTTTCATATTGCCTCATGGCGTGGAATAAAAGTTGCTGTGAAAAAGTTTGGAGATGATGAGATCGCTGATGAGGATAAAGT GACGGCATTCAGAGACGAGCTTGCACTGCTCCAGAAGATTAGACATCCAAATGTCGTCCAATTTCTTGGTGCTGTAACACAAAGTAGCCCGATGATGATAGTGACGGAATACTTACCAAAG GGTGATCTTCATGCatatttgaagaatgaagaatCTCTTAGACCAACAAAAGCTATCAGATTTGCAATAGACATCGCAAG AGGACTGAACTATCTACATGAAATTAAACCTGAAGCGATTATTCATCGTGACCTAGAGCCTTC AAATATTTTGAGGGATGATACGGGACACCTGAAAGTTGCTGATTTTGGAGTCAGCAAGCTATTGAAAGTTACCAACAGGGTCAAAGAAGATAAGCCTCTGACATGTGATAACACATCTT GCCGATATGTAGCTCCAGAGGTTTTCAAAAATGAGGAATACGATACCAAAGTTGATGTCTTTTCCTTTGCTTTAATTTTGCAAGAG ATGATTGAAGGCTGCCCCCCTTTCAAAgcaaagaatgaaaatgaagtacctAAACACTATGCTGCTAAGGAGCGCCCTCCTTTTAAAGCGCCAGCAAAATGTTATGCCCATGGACTTAAGGA GCTGATTGAAGAGTGCTGGAATGAGAATCCGGCTATGCGTCCaactttcaagaaaataatcCCAAGGCTCGAGGCCATTTACAACAAATTTGGCCAGAAAAGGCGTTGGAAG GTTAGACCATTGAAATGTTTCCAGAATTTCGAGGCCATGTGGAAGAAAGAAAACTCAAGTTCAAGAAGGAATGGATCATCGCGATCAAACAGCAGTATCTAA
- the AG1 gene encoding floral homeotic protein AGAMOUS isoform 1 (isoform 1 is encoded by transcript variant 1) yields MDFQSDLTREISPQRKLGRGKIEIKRIENTTNRQVTFCKRRNGLLKKAYELSVLCDAEVALVVFSNRGRLYEYANNSVKATIERYKKACSDSSNTGSVSEANAQYYQQEASKLRAQIGNLMNQNRNMMGEALAGMKLKELKNLEQRIEKGISKIRSKKNELLFAEIEYMQKRQEVDLHNNNQYLRAKIAETERAQHQHQQMNLMPGSSSNYHELVPPPQQFDTRNYLQVNGLQTNNHYPRQDQPPIQLV; encoded by the exons ATGGACTTCCAAAGTGATCTAACCAGAGAGATCTCACCACAAAGGAAACTAGGAAGGGGGAAAATTGAGATCAAAAGGATCGAAAACACGACGAATCGACAAGTAACATTCTGCAAGAGGCGCAATGGTTTGCTTAAAAAGGCTTATGAATTGTCTGTGCTCTGTGATGCTGAGGTTGCTTTGGTTGTCTTCTCAAACAGAGGCAGACTCTATGAGTATGCCAACAACag TGTGAAAGCAACAATCGAGAGGTACAAGAAAGCATGCTCAGATTCCTCAAACACTGGTTCAGTATCCGAGGCCAATGCTCAg TATTACCAGCAAGAAGCCTCCAAACTGCGCGCACAAATTGGAAATCTGATGAACCAAAACAG GAACATGATGGGTGAAGCTCTTGCTGGAATGAAACTCAAAGAACTGAAGAATCTGGAGCAAAGAATTGAAAAAGGGATTAGCAAAATCCGATCCAAAAAG AATGAGCTGTTGTTTGCTGAAATTGAGTATATGCAGAAGAGG CAGGAAGTTGATTTACACAACAACAATCAGTACCTGAGAGCAAAG ATTGCTGAAACTGAGAGAGCTCAGCATCAGCATCAGCAGATGAACTTGATGCCAGGGAGTTCATCAAACTATCATGAGCTTGTGCCTCCACCTCAGCAATTCGATACTCGAAACTATCTACAAGTTAATGGATTGCAAACCAACAACCATTACCCTAGACAAGACCAACCCCCTATTCAACTAGT CTAA